In Sodalis ligni, a single genomic region encodes these proteins:
- a CDS encoding acetamidase/formamidase family protein: MCQNCLVKTIHHPQHHFGWDNSLAPAARVAPGTTLEFHCLDSGNGHFSPGSTAAAVGSLPFDKINPVNGPVYVEGAQPGDVLKITLDEFRPGGFGWTAVIPGFGLLAEEFTAPALALWQYDRHSMAPCAFGEYGKVPLKPFAGTIGVAPGAPGLHSVVPPRRVGGNLDIRDLTAGCILYLPVETAGALFSIGDTHAAQGDGEVCGTAIESAMDVVLTLDLIKNTPLPAPRFSTPGPVTRHLDGDGYEVFTGVGGDLMTAARDALRYTIDWLCREHGMRAEDAYMLCSVCGDLRISEIVDAPNWVVSFYFPKTVLQ; this comes from the coding sequence ATGTGTCAGAATTGCCTGGTAAAAACAATCCATCATCCCCAGCATCATTTCGGCTGGGACAATAGCCTGGCCCCGGCGGCCAGAGTGGCGCCGGGCACGACGCTGGAATTCCACTGCCTGGATTCCGGCAACGGTCACTTTTCCCCCGGTTCCACAGCGGCGGCGGTGGGCAGCCTGCCGTTTGATAAAATCAATCCGGTGAACGGTCCGGTGTATGTGGAAGGAGCGCAGCCGGGGGATGTCTTGAAAATCACCCTGGATGAGTTCAGGCCCGGCGGCTTTGGCTGGACCGCCGTCATCCCCGGCTTCGGCCTGCTGGCGGAGGAGTTCACCGCGCCGGCGCTGGCCCTGTGGCAGTACGACCGGCACTCTATGGCGCCCTGCGCCTTCGGCGAGTACGGCAAGGTGCCGTTAAAACCCTTCGCCGGCACCATCGGCGTGGCGCCCGGCGCGCCGGGCCTGCATTCGGTGGTGCCGCCGCGCCGGGTAGGGGGCAATCTGGATATCCGGGATCTCACCGCCGGCTGTATCCTCTACCTGCCGGTGGAAACGGCCGGGGCGCTGTTTTCCATCGGCGATACCCATGCCGCCCAGGGTGACGGCGAGGTGTGCGGCACCGCCATTGAGAGCGCCATGGACGTGGTGTTGACTCTTGATCTTATAAAAAACACGCCGCTGCCGGCGCCGCGGTTCAGTACCCCCGGTCCGGTTACCCGTCATCTGGACGGTGACGGCTACGAGGTGTTTACCGGCGTCGGCGGCGATTTGATGACCGCCGCCCGGGACGCGCTGCGTTATACCATTGACTGGTTGTGCCGCGAGCACGGGATGCGGGCCGAAGACGCCTATATGCTCTGTTCGGTGTGCGGCGATTTGCGCATCAGCGAGATCGTGGATGCGCCGAACTGGGTGGTTTCGTTCTATTTCCCGAAAACGGTATTACAGTGA
- a CDS encoding TetR/AcrR family transcriptional regulator, which translates to MTPVKRRGRPPRIPRDNPDTRAALIRSGTAILTEQGFSASGIDGILKQVGVPKGSFYYYFDSKETFGREIIDYYGRYFARKLDRCLLDETLPPLERIRAFVRDAAAGMAKYDFKRGCLVGNLGQEINVLPEDYRRQLSDILLDWQQRIAGCLRLARDNGQLAPSADCEGLAEFFWIGWEGAVMRARLAKSPQPLERFAQGFFAGLPG; encoded by the coding sequence ATGACCCCAGTAAAACGGCGTGGCCGCCCGCCGAGAATCCCGCGGGATAATCCCGATACCCGGGCTGCGTTGATTCGCAGCGGAACCGCCATCCTCACCGAGCAGGGCTTTAGCGCGTCGGGTATCGACGGCATCTTGAAACAGGTGGGCGTGCCTAAGGGGTCGTTTTATTACTATTTCGACAGTAAGGAAACCTTCGGCAGGGAGATCATCGACTATTACGGGCGCTATTTTGCCCGCAAGCTGGATCGCTGTCTGCTGGATGAGACCCTTCCCCCGCTGGAACGCATCCGGGCCTTTGTACGGGACGCCGCCGCGGGAATGGCCAAATATGATTTCAAACGGGGTTGCCTGGTGGGTAATCTCGGCCAGGAAATCAACGTCCTGCCTGAGGATTATCGCCGGCAACTGAGCGATATTCTCCTGGATTGGCAACAAAGGATAGCCGGCTGCCTGCGCCTGGCGCGGGATAACGGCCAACTGGCGCCGTCGGCGGACTGCGAGGGACTGGCGGAATTTTTCTGGATCGGCTGGGAAGGGGCGGTAATGCGCGCCCGTCTGGCGAAAAGCCCGCAGCCGCTGGAGCGTTTTGCCCAAGGTTTTTTTGCCGGTCTGCCTGGATAA
- a CDS encoding MarR family winged helix-turn-helix transcriptional regulator yields the protein MSSSSHSLSPQSPQRRFASLVSQTARQWRRVIDRKLQPYGLTEATWVPLLYLARMEKPILQKDLAEAIYLDASSVVRLLDNLQRLGFIERREGLDRRAKEIHLTPRGLERVIQVEGTALQVRNQVLSGVKDEELEVMSGMLEQVLASLALVDKEPS from the coding sequence ATGTCTTCGTCGTCGCATTCATTATCTCCGCAGTCGCCGCAACGCCGTTTTGCCAGTCTTGTCTCCCAAACCGCACGTCAATGGCGGCGGGTGATCGATCGTAAATTGCAGCCTTATGGGTTGACAGAGGCAACCTGGGTGCCTCTTTTGTATCTTGCCCGGATGGAAAAGCCGATTCTGCAGAAAGATTTGGCGGAAGCGATTTACCTTGATGCCTCCTCGGTGGTCCGGCTGCTGGATAATTTGCAGCGTCTTGGTTTTATTGAACGCCGCGAAGGTCTCGATCGCCGAGCCAAGGAAATTCATCTGACGCCCCGCGGGCTTGAACGAGTCATACAGGTGGAGGGAACGGCCCTTCAGGTACGTAATCAGGTTCTGTCGGGAGTTAAGGATGAGGAACTGGAAGTGATGAGCGGGATGCTGGAGCAGGTCTTGGCCAGTCTGGCGCTGGTTGATAAGGAGCCGTCATGA
- a CDS encoding ABC transporter permease translates to MSSPRGFWRRPAVWLSVGYIAVVVLAALLAPWCAPFDPNEQFTEGLSVEGAPLSPGSHFWLGTDLLGRDLLSRLIYGARTSLLVGVAANGLAVVIGTLVGLCAGYLQGRLGGLLMRFTDLMMAFPALLLAITLAAIFQPSVWIVAMVIAMVNWVQIARVIYAETSTLGARDFVAVEKTLGAGPLRILAVHLLPHLVPTILVWSTLGISTTVLLEATLSFLGVGVQPPTASWGNIIFESQTYFTSAPWLVFFPGAAIVLLSLSFNLLGDAMRDALDPTLKGRS, encoded by the coding sequence ATGAGTTCGCCCCGCGGTTTCTGGCGGCGGCCGGCGGTCTGGCTGTCGGTGGGATATATCGCCGTGGTGGTGCTGGCGGCGCTGCTGGCGCCCTGGTGCGCGCCATTCGATCCCAATGAACAGTTTACCGAAGGGCTAAGCGTGGAAGGCGCGCCCCTGAGTCCGGGGAGCCATTTCTGGCTGGGTACGGATTTGCTCGGCCGCGACCTGCTGTCCCGCCTGATTTACGGTGCCCGCACATCATTACTGGTGGGGGTGGCGGCCAACGGCCTGGCGGTGGTTATCGGCACGCTGGTGGGGCTGTGCGCCGGCTATCTCCAAGGCAGGCTCGGCGGGCTGCTGATGCGGTTTACCGACCTGATGATGGCGTTTCCGGCCTTATTGCTGGCCATTACCCTGGCGGCGATTTTCCAGCCCAGCGTCTGGATCGTGGCCATGGTGATAGCCATGGTGAACTGGGTGCAAATCGCCCGGGTGATTTATGCCGAAACCAGCACCCTCGGCGCGCGGGATTTCGTGGCGGTGGAAAAAACCCTGGGGGCCGGGCCGCTGCGGATCCTCGCCGTGCACCTGCTGCCGCATCTGGTGCCCACCATTCTGGTCTGGTCGACCCTGGGTATCTCCACCACCGTACTGCTTGAGGCCACACTGTCGTTCCTCGGCGTCGGCGTACAGCCCCCCACCGCCAGCTGGGGCAATATCATTTTCGAAAGCCAGACCTATTTCACTTCCGCCCCTTGGCTGGTGTTTTTCCCGGGGGCGGCCATTGTGCTGCTCTCCCTCTCATTCAATCTGCTCGGCGACGCCATGCGCGACGCTCTGGATCCTACTTTGAAAGGACGTTCATGA
- a CDS encoding HlyD family secretion protein, producing MWFIHWLSWRFGHVTENDAQVRGEVVTLASRVDGWLVARPVIDGDRIKKGQVLAQIDDRDARLRLAEVEGNLASANAQILYTQAQRQTTDQTTQAELDQAKAQLTVAETTLSDAGHQLTLAQANFKRNDSLVKGGSVAQETWDESHTTLLQRQDQQRQDEAQLLAQRAAVSNALAQRGQLQVLDRQIDMQRKQLVALQAQADQLKQEISDRQLRSPVDGVVDRTLADQGDYVQTGQWVMMVHDPKNVWVEANVKETDLEHIAVGQGVDVTVDAYPGLVSHGHVIRVGNAATNQFALLPSPNPSGNFTKITQRVPVRIALDNVDGRIKPGLMVEVAIDVAH from the coding sequence GTGTGGTTTATCCACTGGCTAAGCTGGCGGTTCGGCCATGTCACGGAAAACGACGCCCAGGTCAGGGGCGAGGTGGTTACTCTTGCCAGCCGGGTGGACGGTTGGCTGGTGGCCCGTCCGGTCATAGACGGCGATCGGATTAAAAAAGGCCAGGTCCTGGCGCAAATCGACGATCGCGACGCCCGTCTGCGTTTGGCGGAGGTGGAGGGCAATCTGGCTTCCGCCAATGCGCAAATTCTGTATACCCAGGCACAGCGGCAAACCACCGATCAGACCACCCAGGCGGAATTGGATCAAGCCAAGGCCCAGCTGACGGTGGCGGAAACGACGTTATCCGACGCCGGGCATCAATTGACCCTGGCCCAGGCCAATTTCAAGCGCAACGATAGCCTGGTGAAAGGCGGCTCGGTTGCGCAAGAAACCTGGGATGAGAGCCACACGACGCTGTTGCAGCGGCAGGATCAGCAGCGGCAGGACGAGGCGCAGCTGCTTGCCCAGCGGGCGGCGGTATCTAATGCCCTGGCGCAGCGCGGACAGTTGCAGGTGCTGGATCGGCAAATCGATATGCAGCGCAAGCAACTGGTGGCGCTGCAGGCCCAGGCGGATCAGCTGAAGCAGGAAATCAGCGATCGCCAGCTTCGTTCGCCGGTGGACGGGGTAGTGGATCGTACCCTGGCGGACCAGGGGGATTATGTACAGACCGGGCAGTGGGTCATGATGGTGCATGACCCGAAAAATGTCTGGGTGGAAGCCAATGTCAAGGAGACCGACCTGGAGCATATCGCGGTGGGGCAAGGGGTGGATGTGACGGTGGATGCGTATCCCGGCCTGGTGAGCCACGGTCATGTGATTCGGGTCGGCAATGCCGCCACCAATCAGTTTGCCTTGCTGCCCAGTCCGAACCCGTCCGGCAACTTTACCAAAATCACGCAGCGGGTGCCGGTGCGTATCGCCCTGGATAACGTGGACGGGCGCATCAAACCCGGTTTGATGGTTGAGGTGGCGATCGATGTCGCCCATTGA
- a CDS encoding ABC transporter substrate-binding protein has translation MRKSLLMLALAGVLYAGAGQADEPKDGGDAVVTYQSDIATLDPAIGYDWQNWSMIKSLFSRLMDYKPGTTDLQKDLAQDYSISDDGKVYTFTLRKDVTFHNGRTLNADDVKYSLERTVNPKTQSPGAGFFSAIAGYDEMAAGKADHLSGIEVVNPNTIKITLKEPNATFLQVMALNFASIVPKEAVDQWGADFGKHPVGTGAFELSEWKLGQELVFKKNPHYYRAGIPHLDSIRFEVGQDPSVALLRLEKGEVDIAGDGVPPAQFLQFKQDPKYKGMLVTGDQLQTGYVTMKTTLPPFDNVKVRQAVNMAINKDRIVRIINGRAAPANQPLPPAMPGYDKDYKGYAFDVAKAKQLLDQAGFAKGFDTELYVMNTDPQPRIAQSIQQDLAKVGIRVAIKSLAQANVIAAGGSADQAPMVWSGGMAWIADFPDPSDFWGPILGCMGAVDGGWNWSRYCNKTLDAEAAKADSLTQPDQQEQRIALWRKIFIEAMADAPWAPIFNEKRYTVHSARMGGADALYVDPVHVPVNYDAIWIK, from the coding sequence ATGAGAAAAAGTTTACTTATGCTGGCCCTGGCGGGAGTGCTGTATGCGGGCGCCGGCCAGGCGGATGAACCGAAAGACGGCGGCGATGCGGTGGTGACCTACCAAAGCGATATCGCCACATTGGATCCGGCCATCGGCTATGACTGGCAGAACTGGTCGATGATCAAAAGCCTGTTCAGCCGCCTGATGGATTACAAGCCCGGCACCACGGATCTGCAAAAGGATCTGGCGCAGGATTACAGCATCTCCGACGACGGCAAGGTCTATACCTTTACCCTGCGCAAGGACGTGACCTTCCATAACGGCCGCACGCTAAACGCCGACGATGTGAAGTACTCCCTGGAGCGGACGGTGAATCCGAAAACCCAAAGCCCGGGCGCCGGCTTTTTCAGCGCCATCGCCGGTTATGACGAGATGGCCGCCGGCAAAGCCGACCATTTGAGCGGTATTGAGGTAGTGAATCCCAATACGATCAAGATCACCCTGAAAGAGCCCAACGCCACGTTCCTGCAGGTGATGGCGCTGAACTTCGCCTCCATCGTGCCAAAGGAAGCCGTGGATCAGTGGGGAGCGGATTTCGGCAAGCATCCGGTGGGCACCGGCGCCTTTGAGCTGAGCGAGTGGAAGCTGGGCCAGGAGCTGGTGTTCAAAAAGAATCCCCATTACTACCGGGCCGGTATCCCGCATCTGGACAGCATCCGTTTCGAAGTTGGGCAGGATCCGTCGGTGGCGCTGCTGAGACTGGAAAAGGGCGAGGTGGATATTGCCGGCGACGGCGTGCCGCCGGCCCAGTTCCTGCAGTTCAAGCAGGACCCGAAATACAAAGGCATGCTGGTGACCGGCGATCAGTTGCAAACCGGTTATGTCACCATGAAGACCACCCTGCCGCCGTTTGACAATGTGAAGGTCCGGCAGGCGGTGAATATGGCCATCAACAAGGATCGCATCGTCAGGATCATCAACGGCCGCGCGGCGCCGGCCAACCAGCCGCTGCCTCCCGCCATGCCGGGATATGACAAAGACTATAAAGGCTATGCCTTTGACGTCGCCAAAGCGAAACAATTGCTGGATCAGGCCGGTTTTGCCAAAGGGTTCGATACCGAGCTTTACGTGATGAATACCGATCCGCAGCCGCGTATCGCCCAATCCATCCAGCAGGATCTGGCCAAGGTGGGTATCCGCGTGGCGATTAAATCCCTGGCCCAGGCCAACGTGATTGCCGCCGGCGGTTCGGCGGATCAGGCGCCGATGGTGTGGTCCGGCGGTATGGCCTGGATTGCCGATTTCCCGGACCCGTCCGACTTCTGGGGACCGATCCTCGGCTGTATGGGGGCGGTGGACGGCGGCTGGAACTGGTCGCGCTATTGCAATAAAACCCTGGATGCCGAAGCCGCCAAGGCCGACAGCCTAACCCAGCCCGATCAGCAGGAACAGCGCATTGCCCTGTGGCGCAAGATCTTTATCGAAGCCATGGCCGACGCGCCCTGGGCGCCTATTTTCAATGAAAAACGCTATACGGTGCATTCGGCGCGTATGGGCGGGGCGGACGCGCTGTATGTGGATCCGGTACACGTACCGGTGAACTACGACGCCATCTGGATCAAATAA
- a CDS encoding transporter substrate-binding protein has protein sequence MRRSIDIGILLSTDGTYRHMATGALAGTQDALAEINQDAGYDFLLRARHINPQARLADYSAGVAQLIGAGVRHIFGTITSASRKEIIPDLEQHNALLWYGSPYEGFESSEQVIYLGGCPNQTLVPLLRLALENFGTRAFLIGSNYVWGWESNRIAREVVTAVNGEITGEKFLHLGHTRVDEVVHSLLAGAPSFVLNNLVGESSYAFLRRLDDICARRHLSLPVLSCNLTEAELSQLGEIRALRLFSCGPFFETADPLFCARQRRRHGPGHYSHYYTGAYLAVLLFARALQQTDSLDPQRICEALYDSDNVTFMGPMKISRRNNHTYLPCHITELRHGVLELIHSEDHCLAPDPYLTLTDLRQPISERLKGAGRPMRIVK, from the coding sequence ATGCGCCGGAGTATTGATATCGGGATATTGTTATCCACCGACGGTACCTACCGCCACATGGCGACCGGCGCCCTGGCGGGAACGCAGGATGCCCTGGCGGAAATCAACCAGGACGCCGGGTACGATTTCCTGCTGCGGGCGCGGCATATCAATCCCCAGGCGCGGCTGGCGGACTACAGCGCCGGGGTGGCGCAGCTGATTGGGGCAGGGGTGCGGCATATTTTCGGCACCATTACCTCCGCCAGCCGCAAAGAGATTATCCCGGACCTGGAACAGCATAACGCGCTGTTATGGTACGGCTCCCCCTATGAAGGCTTTGAAAGCAGCGAGCAGGTGATTTATCTCGGCGGCTGCCCCAATCAGACGTTGGTGCCGTTGCTGCGGCTGGCCCTGGAAAATTTCGGCACCCGGGCGTTCTTAATCGGTTCCAATTACGTGTGGGGCTGGGAGAGCAATCGTATTGCCCGGGAAGTGGTGACGGCGGTTAACGGTGAAATTACCGGCGAAAAATTCCTTCATCTCGGGCATACCAGGGTGGACGAGGTGGTGCATTCGCTGCTGGCCGGCGCGCCGTCATTTGTACTGAATAACCTGGTGGGGGAATCTTCCTACGCCTTTTTGCGCCGTCTGGACGATATCTGCGCCCGGCGGCATCTCTCCCTGCCGGTGCTCAGCTGCAACCTGACCGAGGCGGAGTTGAGCCAGCTCGGGGAAATCAGAGCCTTGCGGCTGTTTTCCTGCGGGCCGTTCTTCGAAACGGCGGACCCGTTATTCTGCGCGCGCCAGCGGCGGCGCCACGGCCCGGGCCATTATTCCCATTATTATACCGGCGCCTATTTGGCGGTGCTGCTGTTTGCCCGGGCGCTGCAACAGACCGACAGCCTTGATCCGCAGCGGATTTGCGAGGCGCTGTATGATAGTGACAACGTCACCTTCATGGGGCCGATGAAAATTTCGCGCCGCAACAATCATACCTATCTGCCTTGTCATATCACTGAGTTACGCCACGGCGTGCTGGAACTGATTCACAGCGAGGATCACTGTCTGGCGCCGGATCCCTACCTGACCTTGACCGATCTGCGACAGCCTATTTCCGAGCGCCTGAAGGGCGCGGGCAGACCCATGAGGATAGTGAAATGA
- a CDS encoding GNAT family N-acetyltransferase, with protein MILAPEPLHVGHILSSFCCGVDSMDNWLKQRAMKNQLTGASRTFVCCDDLKVMAYYSLASSAVMTTAAPGRFRRNMPDPIPVVVLGRLAVDTSLHGQGVGRALVRDAGLRVIQVAETIGIRGVLVHALSTEAREFYLRVGFEPSPIDPMMLMVTLGDLVESV; from the coding sequence GTGATCTTGGCCCCTGAGCCCCTTCACGTCGGGCATATTCTCTCCTCATTTTGTTGCGGCGTGGATTCTATGGACAACTGGCTAAAACAGAGGGCGATGAAAAATCAGCTAACCGGCGCATCCCGGACGTTCGTCTGCTGCGACGACTTGAAGGTGATGGCGTATTACTCGTTGGCGTCAAGCGCGGTGATGACAACTGCCGCGCCTGGACGCTTTCGCCGTAATATGCCTGATCCAATCCCGGTGGTAGTGCTAGGCCGTTTGGCGGTAGATACATCATTGCACGGTCAGGGCGTCGGGCGGGCACTGGTGCGGGATGCCGGACTACGGGTGATTCAGGTGGCGGAAACCATCGGTATTCGCGGGGTGTTGGTTCATGCGCTGTCTACAGAGGCGCGGGAATTTTACCTGAGGGTCGGGTTTGAACCTTCGCCGATTGACCCGATGATGCTGATGGTGACGTTGGGGGACTTGGTGGAGAGCGTTTGA
- a CDS encoding ANTAR domain-containing response regulator, with protein MNLTSPEFEARPLLLVDCEARTLAALEKSLPRMGVRWLTAALDGPPPEEPLCAALVELEHFASPRLLASLNQAGLPIVALTSHEALSQIQRAIDLGATALLPKPINQRAIYTTLMMAVGLRQQLNEDSRNLSLAHRRLDFNAELAQTLAALMVERDLDERQAYAWLRGESMRTNRRIEDICRQRLGQAALKRRGERG; from the coding sequence ATGAACCTGACATCACCGGAATTTGAAGCCCGCCCGCTGTTGTTGGTGGATTGCGAAGCCCGAACCCTGGCGGCGTTGGAAAAAAGCCTGCCGCGCATGGGCGTGCGCTGGCTGACGGCTGCGCTGGACGGCCCGCCGCCGGAAGAACCGCTGTGCGCGGCGCTGGTGGAACTGGAGCATTTTGCCAGTCCGCGGCTGCTGGCAAGTCTGAATCAGGCGGGCCTGCCCATCGTGGCCCTGACCTCCCATGAAGCGCTGTCGCAAATCCAGCGGGCCATTGATCTGGGGGCCACCGCGCTGCTGCCAAAGCCCATCAACCAGCGGGCGATTTATACCACGTTGATGATGGCGGTGGGTCTGCGCCAGCAGTTGAACGAGGATAGCCGGAACCTGTCTCTGGCCCATCGTCGGCTGGATTTTAACGCTGAACTGGCTCAAACCCTGGCCGCGCTGATGGTGGAGCGGGATCTGGACGAACGGCAGGCCTACGCCTGGCTGCGGGGGGAATCAATGCGCACCAACCGGCGTATTGAGGATATCTGTCGCCAGCGGTTGGGACAAGCGGCCCTCAAGCGGCGCGGAGAACGGGGATGA
- a CDS encoding DHA2 family efflux MFS transporter permease subunit gives MSPIEAQIARFGPSYRWLATGTVMLGTIATTATATIVNIAMRDIAGAFGLGQDQVQWLSTAFLASMTATMLITAWALDRFGYRRAFVGALSLFIAGSLLGFVSNSGAEVILARILQGSASGIIQPMAMVVLSQVFPPAQRGKAMGIYGVGVVLAPALGPTVGGIMVDQYDWRFVFLVVVPFCVAGMAASMFILPDIDRNASAPRRRFDGIGFLLLVCALTTLLTGLSNGQREGWNSFFIIGMFVAAVFSAAGFIIWELVAPQPLLSLRVFTNMRFSAGCVVAFALGAGIYGSTYIVPLFVQSIQGYTPTRSGLLLMPSGLMLGVLFPIAGMLSDRLPPHIPVIAGLAIFALSCWLSGGADVDTPFWTMAGWVVLGRVGLGVIMPALNAGGLRALPADKLAQGSGSLNFVRQLGGAFGVNLLSVVIDRRSSFHGDALAQAMTASNAAAAESINRLAIIVGHWGNPFGSRLPQGVDPSSMAYLESMLVPKAQLFAYQDGFFVVAIFFFLAIIPAWFMRGKPRSTVAAKSIAATGAPKP, from the coding sequence ATGTCGCCCATTGAAGCGCAGATTGCGCGATTCGGTCCCTCTTATCGCTGGCTGGCGACGGGCACGGTAATGCTGGGAACCATCGCCACTACCGCCACCGCCACCATTGTTAATATCGCCATGCGCGATATCGCCGGCGCCTTCGGCCTGGGGCAGGATCAGGTGCAATGGCTCTCCACGGCGTTTCTGGCCTCCATGACCGCCACCATGCTGATTACCGCCTGGGCGCTGGACCGGTTCGGCTATCGCCGCGCTTTTGTCGGCGCATTGTCGCTGTTTATTGCCGGCAGCCTGCTGGGGTTTGTCAGCAACAGCGGCGCGGAGGTGATCCTGGCCCGCATTCTGCAAGGCAGCGCGTCGGGGATTATCCAGCCGATGGCCATGGTGGTCCTGTCGCAAGTCTTCCCTCCTGCCCAGCGGGGCAAGGCGATGGGGATCTATGGAGTCGGCGTGGTGCTGGCGCCGGCGCTGGGGCCGACGGTGGGCGGCATTATGGTGGACCAGTACGACTGGCGTTTTGTGTTCCTGGTGGTGGTGCCGTTTTGCGTCGCCGGCATGGCGGCCTCGATGTTTATCCTGCCGGATATTGACCGTAACGCCTCCGCTCCCCGTCGCAGGTTTGACGGGATAGGATTTTTGCTGCTGGTGTGCGCCTTGACCACCTTATTGACCGGCCTGTCCAACGGCCAGCGGGAAGGGTGGAATTCATTTTTTATCATCGGGATGTTTGTGGCCGCGGTATTCAGCGCCGCCGGCTTTATCATTTGGGAATTGGTGGCGCCCCAGCCGTTGCTCAGCCTCAGGGTATTCACCAATATGCGTTTTTCCGCCGGCTGCGTGGTGGCGTTTGCGCTGGGGGCCGGGATTTACGGTTCAACCTATATTGTGCCGCTGTTCGTGCAAAGCATACAGGGTTATACCCCCACCCGTTCCGGATTGTTATTGATGCCGTCCGGGCTGATGCTGGGGGTGCTGTTTCCCATTGCCGGCATGCTGAGCGATAGGCTGCCGCCCCATATTCCGGTGATAGCGGGCTTGGCGATTTTCGCGCTGTCGTGCTGGTTATCCGGCGGCGCGGACGTGGATACGCCGTTCTGGACGATGGCCGGCTGGGTAGTGCTGGGCCGCGTCGGGTTGGGGGTTATCATGCCGGCCCTGAATGCCGGCGGGCTGCGGGCCCTGCCGGCGGATAAGCTGGCGCAGGGGTCCGGTAGCCTGAATTTTGTCCGGCAATTGGGCGGAGCGTTCGGGGTGAATCTGCTGTCGGTGGTTATCGATCGGCGCTCCAGCTTTCACGGCGATGCCCTGGCGCAGGCCATGACCGCGTCCAATGCCGCCGCCGCAGAATCCATCAACCGGCTGGCAATCATCGTGGGCCATTGGGGCAATCCGTTCGGCAGCCGTTTGCCGCAGGGGGTTGACCCCAGTTCAATGGCGTACCTGGAAAGCATGCTGGTGCCGAAAGCGCAGCTCTTCGCCTATCAGGACGGCTTTTTTGTCGTGGCGATCTTTTTCTTTCTGGCCATCATCCCGGCCTGGTTTATGCGCGGTAAACCCCGCAGCACCGTTGCCGCCAAATCCATTGCCGCCACCGGAGCCCCCAAGCCCTAG